In Arthrobacter sp. StoSoilB5, one genomic interval encodes:
- the mmsA gene encoding multiple monosaccharide ABC transporter ATP-binding protein, whose amino-acid sequence MTTLDTQGEPILLEMRSITKEFPGVKALSNVSLRVKAGEIHAICGENGAGKSTLMKVLSGVYPYGSYTGDIVYMAETQQFKDIRASEAAGIVIIHQELALIPELSITENIFLGNEPSKWGIIDWTEARKRSIELLARVGLREDPDTPIKELGVGKQQLVEIAKALNKSVRLLILDEPTAALNESDSQHLLDLILGLKGKGITSIIISHKLNEIEQIADEITIIRDGKSIETLNVKRDGVDEDRIIKGMVGRTLESRFPDHEPKIGEVFFEVKDWTVGHPQIQDRLICKGSNFYVRRGEIVGFAGLMGAGRTELARSLFGHSYGRYIKGQVYKDGKPVNLRSVRAAIDAGLGYVTEDRKSLGLNLLDDIKTTTVAANLRAISKYTVVDERKEFSVAEEYRKSLRTKTPSVEEGVAKLSGGNQQKVVLAKWMFTDPDLLILDEPTRGIDVGAKYEIYGIIQRLANQGKGVIVISSELPELLGLSDRIYTIFEGAITGVLDKNEASQESLMKLMTSARKTA is encoded by the coding sequence ATGACAACCCTCGACACGCAAGGCGAGCCGATCCTCTTGGAGATGCGCTCGATCACGAAGGAATTCCCCGGCGTGAAGGCCTTGTCGAATGTGAGCCTGCGCGTAAAGGCCGGCGAGATCCACGCAATCTGTGGCGAAAACGGTGCTGGAAAATCCACCCTGATGAAGGTCCTTTCCGGTGTGTATCCGTACGGCAGCTACACCGGCGACATCGTGTACATGGCCGAAACGCAGCAATTCAAGGACATCCGCGCAAGCGAAGCTGCGGGCATCGTCATCATCCACCAGGAGCTGGCGTTGATCCCGGAGCTTTCCATCACAGAGAACATCTTCCTTGGCAACGAGCCCTCCAAATGGGGGATCATCGACTGGACCGAGGCCCGCAAGCGTTCCATTGAACTGCTGGCCAGAGTTGGCCTCCGCGAGGACCCGGACACCCCCATCAAGGAACTCGGCGTCGGCAAGCAGCAACTGGTGGAAATCGCCAAGGCGCTGAACAAGTCCGTCCGCCTGCTGATCCTGGACGAGCCCACAGCAGCCCTGAACGAATCGGACTCCCAGCACCTGCTGGACCTGATCCTGGGCCTGAAGGGCAAGGGCATCACCTCGATTATCATTTCCCACAAGCTCAACGAGATCGAACAGATTGCCGACGAGATCACCATCATCCGCGATGGCAAGTCGATCGAAACGCTGAACGTCAAGAGGGATGGCGTTGACGAAGACCGCATCATCAAGGGCATGGTGGGCCGGACGCTCGAGTCCCGTTTCCCGGACCATGAGCCGAAGATCGGCGAGGTCTTCTTCGAGGTCAAGGATTGGACCGTCGGTCACCCACAGATCCAGGACCGCCTGATCTGCAAGGGCTCCAACTTCTACGTACGCCGCGGTGAAATCGTGGGCTTCGCAGGACTCATGGGGGCCGGGCGCACCGAACTTGCCCGATCGCTCTTCGGACATTCCTACGGCCGCTACATCAAGGGACAGGTCTACAAGGACGGCAAGCCGGTCAACCTTCGCAGCGTTCGTGCGGCAATCGACGCCGGCTTGGGCTACGTGACGGAAGACCGGAAGTCCCTCGGTTTGAACTTGCTGGATGACATCAAGACCACCACGGTTGCGGCAAACCTCCGCGCGATCAGCAAGTACACAGTGGTGGACGAGCGCAAGGAATTCTCCGTGGCAGAGGAGTACCGAAAATCCCTGCGCACCAAAACCCCGTCGGTGGAGGAAGGCGTAGCCAAGCTCTCCGGCGGAAACCAGCAGAAGGTCGTGCTGGCCAAATGGATGTTCACCGATCCGGACCTCCTGATCCTGGACGAGCCCACCCGGGGAATCGACGTAGGCGCCAAGTACGAGATCTACGGCATCATCCAGAGGCTGGCAAACCAAGGCAAGGGAGTGATTGTCATTTCCTCGGAGCTTCCCGAACTCCTGGGCCTGTCCGACCGCATTTACACGATTTTTGAAGGCGCCATCACCGGCGTCCTGGACAAGAACGAAGCCAGCCAGGAAAGCCTGATGAAACTCATGACCTCCGCCCGCAAGACGGCCTGA
- a CDS encoding pectate lyase → MTSTSRSNPTARRSAGIAAAACIALAACLASAPAGSAGSTDLHGAPTVSVNDSAPTGWASVGPGTNGGAGAAPENIHVVSTLAELKAATLNNGDPKAPKIIYIRGTINGNESADGKILGEQDYAPGYDIQKYMSCFQDNGKIWSDQTFPYCKQMRQLRQQGSNAMKRQIEVNLPSNTTLLGLDEDSGLVGANIIMNVASNVVIRNLSIESPVDWFTSWSPDDGDGAWNARFDCLSAVTSDHIWIDHVLLTDGRFPDSEAPKDFKNEPVIRHDGLLDLKDGTDFVTVSNSQLRDHDKTSLLGSGDEHVDKDGGKLRVSFISNLFENTQQRGPRVRFGQVHVLNNYFVASTEDPDYPMISAAQGGTSYFLGAGYESRIFSEYNAFDYTGAGADQSITVTSYNGNMFSDTGSWFNGEPVDLEAVAQASFEDRKAPAVAAAVDSGTAVPEWAQRDFTSDVGWEPSDTYTYRTLTSPAAVRNAVLNFSGPGVIKVIPGK, encoded by the coding sequence ATGACGTCCACATCACGCTCCAATCCCACCGCGCGGCGTTCGGCAGGAATAGCTGCCGCCGCCTGCATCGCCCTGGCCGCTTGCCTGGCATCCGCTCCGGCAGGCAGCGCAGGTTCAACTGACCTGCATGGGGCACCCACCGTTTCAGTCAATGACTCCGCCCCAACAGGCTGGGCGTCCGTTGGCCCGGGGACCAACGGTGGCGCCGGTGCCGCGCCGGAGAACATCCACGTGGTCAGCACCTTGGCCGAGCTCAAGGCCGCCACCTTGAACAATGGCGACCCCAAGGCGCCCAAGATCATCTACATTCGCGGGACCATCAACGGCAACGAGTCCGCAGACGGGAAGATCCTGGGGGAGCAGGACTACGCCCCCGGATACGACATCCAGAAGTACATGAGCTGTTTCCAGGACAACGGCAAGATCTGGAGTGACCAAACGTTCCCGTATTGCAAGCAGATGAGGCAGCTTCGCCAACAGGGGAGCAACGCCATGAAGCGGCAGATCGAGGTGAACCTTCCCAGCAACACCACACTTCTCGGCCTGGACGAGGATTCAGGACTGGTGGGTGCCAACATCATCATGAACGTGGCCAGCAATGTGGTGATCCGGAACCTAAGCATTGAATCACCCGTGGACTGGTTCACTTCCTGGTCCCCGGACGACGGTGATGGTGCTTGGAACGCCCGTTTCGACTGCTTGTCCGCAGTGACCTCGGACCACATCTGGATCGACCATGTACTCCTGACGGACGGCCGATTCCCGGACAGCGAAGCTCCAAAGGACTTCAAGAACGAGCCCGTGATCAGGCATGATGGCCTGCTGGACCTGAAGGACGGCACGGACTTCGTCACGGTCTCCAACAGCCAGCTCCGGGACCACGACAAGACAAGCCTCCTCGGATCCGGCGATGAGCATGTAGATAAGGACGGCGGGAAGCTACGGGTCAGCTTCATCTCCAACCTGTTCGAAAACACGCAACAGCGCGGTCCCCGGGTCCGGTTCGGACAGGTCCATGTCCTGAACAACTACTTCGTGGCCAGCACCGAGGATCCGGACTACCCCATGATCAGCGCAGCCCAGGGCGGCACCAGCTACTTCCTGGGTGCGGGGTATGAGTCCAGGATCTTCTCCGAATACAACGCCTTCGACTACACGGGTGCCGGCGCGGATCAGTCCATTACAGTCACGAGCTATAACGGCAACATGTTCAGCGACACCGGTTCGTGGTTCAACGGCGAGCCGGTCGATCTTGAGGCCGTGGCCCAAGCTTCCTTCGAGGACCGCAAGGCCCCGGCGGTAGCTGCCGCGGTTGACTCCGGCACTGCGGTACCTGAATGGGCCCAGCGGGACTTTACGTCCGACGTCGGATGGGAACCTTCGGATACGTACACGTACCGCACGCTCACATCACCGGCGGCAGTTCGCAACGCGGTACTGAACTTCTCGGGGCCAGGCGTCATCAAGGTCATCCCGGGAAAGTAG
- a CDS encoding sugar-binding protein, giving the protein MRMFGKAGKAAAVAAIAALALTACGRSDSGSSSSTAGGEAFPKDSLIGVALPQKTSENWVLAEKLFNDGLKGAGFKADVQFANGGVSDQQNQISAMVTKGVKVIIVGAIDGAQLGTQLKQAKDSGATVIAYDRLLLNTENVDYYVAYDNFKVGVLQGQALLDGLKAKKPSGPYNIELFAGSPDDANAKVFFDGAMSVLKPKIDDGTLKVLSGQTAFEQAVTQGWKGENAQKRADTLLAGSYTSASLDGVLSPNDLLARYILNSVKAAGKPIPVITGQDSEVESVKSIMAGEQYSTINKDTRKLVEHAITMVKDLQAGKQLEINDKDSYKNGVKTVPAYLLPPQIVTAANVKTAYVDDPVLGPITK; this is encoded by the coding sequence ATGCGAATGTTTGGTAAAGCAGGAAAGGCAGCAGCAGTCGCTGCCATCGCGGCACTGGCGCTGACGGCCTGCGGCCGCTCTGACAGCGGCTCAAGCAGCAGCACAGCTGGCGGGGAAGCGTTCCCCAAGGACTCGCTGATCGGCGTCGCACTTCCGCAGAAGACCAGTGAAAACTGGGTCCTCGCGGAGAAGCTGTTCAACGACGGCCTCAAGGGCGCCGGCTTCAAGGCGGACGTCCAGTTCGCCAACGGCGGCGTCTCCGACCAACAGAACCAGATCAGCGCCATGGTCACCAAGGGTGTCAAGGTCATCATCGTTGGAGCCATCGACGGCGCCCAGCTGGGTACCCAGCTCAAGCAGGCCAAGGACTCCGGCGCGACGGTCATCGCTTACGACCGTCTGCTCCTCAACACCGAGAACGTGGACTACTACGTGGCGTACGACAACTTCAAGGTCGGTGTGCTGCAGGGCCAGGCCCTGCTGGACGGATTGAAGGCCAAGAAGCCTTCCGGTCCTTACAACATCGAACTCTTCGCGGGTTCCCCGGATGATGCCAACGCCAAGGTCTTCTTCGATGGCGCCATGAGCGTCCTGAAGCCGAAGATCGACGACGGAACGCTCAAGGTCCTCTCCGGCCAGACTGCCTTCGAGCAGGCTGTCACCCAGGGTTGGAAGGGCGAAAACGCGCAGAAACGTGCCGACACCCTCTTGGCGGGCAGCTACACCTCGGCCTCGCTGGACGGCGTACTTTCCCCGAATGACCTCTTGGCACGCTACATCCTGAACTCCGTCAAGGCCGCCGGAAAGCCGATACCGGTCATCACAGGCCAGGACTCCGAGGTTGAGTCCGTCAAGTCGATCATGGCTGGCGAGCAGTACTCCACCATCAACAAGGACACCCGCAAGCTGGTTGAGCACGCCATCACCATGGTGAAGGACCTGCAGGCCGGCAAGCAGCTGGAAATCAATGACAAGGATTCCTACAAGAACGGTGTCAAGACTGTTCCGGCCTACCTGCTCCCGCCGCAGATCGTGACGGCAGCAAACGTCAAGACGGCTTACGTCGATGATCCGGTACTCGGCCCGATCACCAAGTAA
- the mmsB gene encoding multiple monosaccharide ABC transporter permease: MNALKKLFGGNTRQFGMIFALVALIVFFQIFTEGRTLTPGNVINLFNGNSYILILAIGMVLVIIAGHIDLSVGSVAAFVGVSVALAIRDWGLPWYMGVLFGLVLGAVIGAWQGFWTAYVGIPAFIVTLAGMLLFRGFNQFVGKSNTIPVPSDFQYLGSGYLPEIGPNTGFNNLTLLLGILAAAFVVIMSLRARATNKALGADVPELWVEVTKLVLICGAILYATYLFATGRPGTSFPIPGLILAVLVLIYGFIADKTILGRHVYAVGGNRHAAELSGVQSKKVNFMVMLNMSVLAGLAGMIFVGRSTASGPFDGVGWELDAIAAVFIGGAAVTGGVGTVIGSIVGGLVMAVLNNGLQLLGVGADLTQIIKGLVLLAAVAFDVYNKIQGKRSITGLLMRNFQRNNDIKPDETTSTKEVISKEA, from the coding sequence ATGAACGCGCTCAAGAAGTTATTTGGTGGCAATACCCGCCAGTTCGGCATGATCTTCGCCCTGGTGGCACTTATCGTCTTCTTCCAGATCTTCACCGAGGGCCGGACGCTGACCCCGGGCAACGTGATCAACCTGTTCAACGGCAACTCCTACATCCTGATCCTGGCCATCGGCATGGTCCTGGTCATCATTGCCGGCCACATCGACCTCTCCGTGGGCTCCGTGGCCGCATTTGTGGGTGTTTCGGTGGCCCTCGCCATCCGGGACTGGGGTCTTCCCTGGTATATGGGAGTGCTCTTCGGGCTGGTCCTCGGCGCCGTGATCGGGGCCTGGCAAGGATTCTGGACAGCGTACGTGGGCATCCCTGCCTTCATCGTGACGCTGGCAGGCATGCTCCTGTTCCGTGGTTTCAACCAGTTCGTGGGCAAATCCAACACCATCCCCGTCCCCAGCGACTTCCAGTACCTGGGCTCGGGCTACCTGCCTGAAATCGGACCGAACACCGGCTTCAACAACCTCACCTTGTTGCTGGGAATCCTGGCTGCGGCATTCGTTGTCATCATGTCCTTGCGGGCCCGGGCTACCAACAAAGCCCTCGGCGCCGACGTTCCCGAGCTCTGGGTTGAGGTCACCAAGCTGGTCCTCATCTGCGGTGCAATCCTCTACGCCACATACCTCTTCGCCACCGGCCGCCCGGGAACTTCCTTCCCTATCCCCGGTTTGATTCTGGCCGTGCTGGTCCTGATCTACGGTTTCATCGCTGACAAGACCATCCTGGGCCGCCATGTCTACGCCGTGGGTGGTAACCGGCACGCAGCAGAACTGTCCGGCGTGCAGTCCAAGAAGGTCAACTTCATGGTCATGCTCAACATGTCCGTCCTGGCAGGCCTCGCCGGCATGATCTTCGTTGGCCGCTCCACCGCATCCGGGCCCTTTGACGGCGTCGGTTGGGAACTCGACGCGATCGCTGCCGTGTTCATCGGTGGCGCCGCAGTTACCGGCGGCGTTGGTACAGTGATCGGCTCGATCGTGGGTGGCTTGGTGATGGCTGTGTTGAACAACGGCCTCCAGCTGCTCGGCGTTGGTGCCGACCTCACCCAGATCATCAAGGGCCTGGTGCTCCTGGCAGCCGTGGCCTTCGACGTCTACAACAAGATCCAAGGCAAGCGGTCCATCACCGGCCTGTTGATGAGGAATTTCCAGCGCAACAACGACATCAAGCCTGATGAAACCACATCCACCAAAGAGGTCATCTCCAAGGAAGCCTGA
- a CDS encoding carbon-nitrogen hydrolase family protein, with product MLLSVLQANASVLDVEANLRTIDDAARRAAQAGAGLLLTPELFPVGYAPLRLHAELDPATLPGIRGRLAGIARRHNIGLVYSLPAQAAEHGGWHITATLVDANGKELLNYAKVHLFGAEERKAFVGAQEPPAVVDFNGIRTSLLICYDVEFPEAVRAAATRGAELLLVPTALSMGFDNVPQVLIRARAVESQLNVAYANHSGHEDIYNFLGGSVVAGPDGSLLAAAGESAALLFAEVGTETVKAARDEVPYLRERRPELYREWEAGA from the coding sequence ATGCTGCTATCCGTCCTGCAGGCCAACGCTTCCGTCCTGGACGTTGAGGCCAACCTGCGCACAATCGACGACGCCGCCCGGCGCGCCGCACAGGCGGGGGCCGGGCTGCTCCTAACGCCGGAGCTCTTCCCGGTGGGATACGCACCGCTGCGGCTTCACGCCGAATTGGACCCGGCAACACTTCCCGGCATCCGCGGACGCCTCGCTGGCATTGCCCGCCGGCACAATATTGGACTCGTTTACAGCCTTCCGGCGCAGGCTGCCGAGCACGGCGGCTGGCACATCACTGCTACCCTCGTGGACGCCAACGGCAAGGAACTCCTCAACTATGCCAAGGTCCACCTCTTTGGCGCGGAGGAGCGCAAGGCGTTCGTCGGCGCTCAAGAACCTCCCGCCGTCGTGGATTTCAACGGGATCCGCACATCGCTGCTGATTTGCTACGACGTTGAGTTCCCGGAGGCAGTCCGGGCCGCAGCTACGCGCGGGGCCGAACTCCTGCTGGTCCCAACTGCTCTGTCCATGGGCTTCGACAACGTGCCACAGGTGCTCATCCGTGCCCGCGCCGTGGAGAGCCAGCTCAATGTGGCCTACGCCAACCACAGCGGGCACGAGGACATCTACAACTTCCTGGGCGGCAGCGTTGTCGCAGGCCCCGATGGCTCGTTGCTCGCAGCGGCAGGGGAGTCGGCGGCGCTCCTGTTCGCGGAAGTGGGCACGGAAACAGTGAAAGCGGCACGCGACGAAGTCCCTTATCTGCGCGAGCGGCGCCCGGAGCTTTACCGGGAGTGGGAGGCCGGCGCCTAA
- a CDS encoding ROK family transcriptional regulator — MPAMQRSTKSQPRKPGSQSALRHLNQQRIIECLLSGPSTQAELSRQTGLSTATVSNIVKIMQDAGLVSTEPTTSSGRRATNVRLNSNGAVAVGIDFGRRHLRVVLASLGYHVIAEDFIELPLGHHAEEGIAAAVRLLGRLLAENGIDPSAVVGAGAGIPGPIDRRTGTVAQGAILPEWVGIDILHRLEEALNCPVFVDNDANLGALSEVTWGPHSGVSNLMFLKIGSGIGSGLILNGVPYYGNVGITGEIGHATIHEHGLVCRCGNRGCLETIASTTTMIELLGRGKETSLTPQDIVRNCLAGDSATQRVVDDAGLAVGRALGNVANLINPEVIVVGGPLAGLGDLLLDPIRRGLVRHAVPVVGETTHLAMSSLGARAEALGAAALVFQHAGITGR, encoded by the coding sequence ATGCCCGCTATGCAGCGCTCAACGAAGAGCCAACCACGAAAACCCGGCTCGCAGTCCGCGCTCCGGCACCTGAACCAGCAACGGATTATCGAGTGCTTGTTGAGCGGGCCGTCAACGCAAGCCGAGCTGTCCAGGCAGACTGGACTCTCCACCGCCACGGTGTCCAACATCGTTAAAATCATGCAGGACGCAGGCCTCGTGTCCACGGAGCCGACCACCAGCTCCGGCCGCCGCGCAACCAACGTGAGGTTGAACAGCAACGGTGCGGTCGCCGTCGGAATCGACTTCGGACGACGCCATCTGAGGGTGGTCCTGGCGTCGCTGGGATACCACGTTATTGCCGAGGATTTCATTGAGCTTCCGCTGGGCCACCATGCAGAAGAAGGCATCGCCGCAGCCGTCCGGCTACTTGGGCGATTGCTCGCCGAAAACGGCATCGATCCCAGCGCGGTTGTGGGAGCAGGAGCGGGCATCCCAGGCCCCATTGACCGCAGGACAGGCACCGTTGCGCAAGGTGCCATCCTGCCCGAATGGGTGGGAATCGACATTCTCCATAGGCTTGAGGAAGCCCTGAATTGTCCCGTCTTTGTTGATAACGACGCCAATCTCGGGGCCTTGTCAGAGGTGACCTGGGGACCCCATAGCGGCGTGTCCAACCTGATGTTCCTCAAGATCGGATCAGGCATTGGTTCCGGCCTGATCCTGAACGGAGTGCCCTACTACGGGAACGTGGGGATCACAGGCGAAATCGGCCACGCGACCATTCACGAGCACGGGTTGGTGTGCCGCTGTGGCAACCGTGGCTGCCTCGAAACCATCGCCTCCACCACCACCATGATTGAGCTGTTGGGTCGCGGTAAAGAGACATCGCTGACACCACAGGACATTGTCCGGAATTGCCTCGCAGGCGACTCCGCAACCCAGCGCGTAGTGGATGATGCCGGCCTTGCCGTTGGGCGCGCGCTGGGCAACGTCGCCAACTTGATCAACCCTGAGGTAATCGTGGTGGGCGGTCCGCTGGCGGGCCTCGGAGACCTCCTCTTGGACCCCATTCGAAGGGGGCTTGTGCGGCACGCCGTACCCGTTGTGGGCGAAACAACGCACCTCGCAATGTCGTCTTTGGGAGCGCGAGCAGAAGCACTTGGAGCAGCCGCTTTGGTGTTCCAACACGCAGGAATCACGGGTAGGTAA